One genomic segment of Methanothermococcus okinawensis IH1 includes these proteins:
- a CDS encoding C25 family peptidase propeptide domain-containing protein yields the protein MNIYNNDSFYPERPANIVNKGQLREAKLIAISFNPILYNPVQKKAYHVKKVVFRVSYNLRGENHLPSLLNTADKKYSISTYTKHLLNHYNLLNSDALNTNTLLPAEYGSSSVKYDYVIVTTNRINKSAKALNNFTNWLKIRGFNPLIITENDYGNATGQQRVITIRNWLKNHYQT from the coding sequence ATGAATATATATAACAATGATAGTTTTTACCCAGAGAGACCCGCAAATATCGTAAATAAAGGGCAGTTGAGAGAGGCAAAATTAATAGCCATATCTTTTAACCCTATTCTCTATAATCCAGTTCAAAAAAAGGCTTACCATGTTAAAAAAGTAGTTTTCAGAGTATCCTATAATTTAAGGGGTGAAAATCATCTACCTTCATTATTGAATACTGCTGATAAAAAATATTCTATATCCACATATACTAAGCATCTCTTGAATCATTATAATTTATTGAATTCTGATGCATTAAATACCAATACCCTACTACCTGCTGAATATGGCTCATCATCCGTTAAGTATGATTATGTAATTGTAACAACAAATCGCATTAATAAATCAGCCAAAGCATTAAATAATTTTACAAACTGGTTAAAAATTAGAGGATTTAATCCATTGATTATAACCGAAAATGATTATGGAAATGCCACAGGACAGCAAAGAGTCATAACTATTAGAAATTGGTTAAAAAATCATTACCAAACCTAG